A part of Caretta caretta isolate rCarCar2 chromosome 1, rCarCar1.hap1, whole genome shotgun sequence genomic DNA contains:
- the KCNJ8 gene encoding ATP-sensitive inward rectifier potassium channel 8: MLARKSIIPEEYVLARIAAENLRKPRIRDQPRKARFIAKSGACNLAHKNIREQGRFLQDIFTTLVDLKWRHTLVIFTMSFLCSWLLFAMMWWLVAFAHGDMDASTENCTGSTKWTPCVTCVRSFTSAFLFSIEVQVTIGFGGRMMTEECPMAITVLILQNIVGLIINAVMLGCIFMKTAQAHRRAETLIFSRHAVIAIRNGRLCFMFRVGDLRKSMIISASVRIQVVRKTTTPEGEIIPIHQQDIPVDNPIESNNIFLVAPLIICHVIDKRSPLYDISASDLVNQDLELIVVLEGVVETTGITTQARTSYIAEEILWGHRFVPIVTEEEGVYAVDYSKFGNTIKVAAPRCSARELDEKPSILIQTLQKSELSHQNSLRKRNSMRRNNSMRRNNSMRRNNSSLIVPKVQFITPEGNQSMCET; this comes from the exons ATGTTGGCCAGGAAGAGTATCATCCCTGAAGAATATGTGCTGGCACGGATTGCTGCTGAGAACCTTCGCAAGCCACGCATCCGGGACCAGCCCCGCAAAGCTCGTTTCATCGCCAAAAGCGGGGCGTGCAATTTGGCTCACAAGAACATCCGTGAGCAGGGCCGCTTCTTGCAAGACATCTTCACCACCCTGGTGGACCTGAAGTGGCGCCACACGCTGGTGATCTTTACCATGTCCTTCCTGTGCAGCTGGTTGCTCTTTGCCATGATGTGGTGGCTGGTGGCTTTTGCCCATGGAGACATGGATGCTAGCACCGAGAATTGTACAGGCAGTACTAAATGGACACCATGTGTGACATGTGTCAG GTCTTTCACTTCTGCTTTCCTCTTTTCCATTGAAGTTCAAGTGACCATTGGTTTTGGGGGCAGAATGATGACAGAAGAATGTCCCATGGCCATCACTGTCCTGATTCTGCAGAACATCGTAGGTTTGATTATCAATGCCGTCATGCTGGGCTGCATATTTATGAAAACTGCCCAAGCTCACAGAAGGGCAGAGACCTTGATTTTCAGCCGGCATGCGGTGATTGCCATTCGGAATGGCAGACTTTGCTTCATGTTCAGAGTGGGAGACCTGAGGAAAAGCATGATCATCAGTGCCTCAGTGAGAATACAGGTAGTGAGGAAGACGACTACGCCCGAAGGGGAGATCATCCCTATACATCAGCAAGACATCCCGGTGGATAACCCTATTGAAAGCAATAACATTTTCCTGGTGGCTCCATTGATCATTTGCCATGTCATAGACAAGCGGAGTCCTCTCTATGATATCTCTGCTAGTGACCTTGTCAACCAAGATTTAGAACTTATAGTGGTACTTGAAGGAGTAGTAGAAACCACTGGCATCACCACGCAAGCAAGAACATCTTACATAGCAGAGGAGATCCTGTGGGGTCACCGCTTTGTGCCCATCGTAACGGAAGAGGAAGGCGTGTATGCGGTTGATTACTCCAAGTTTGGCAACACGATCAAGGTAGCAGCTCCGCGGTGCAGCGCTAGGGAGCTGGATGAAAAGCCTTCCATTCTCATCCAGACTCTTCAGAAAAGTGAGCTGTCTCATCAAAACTCTCTGCGGAAACGCAACTCCATGAGGCGGAACAACTCCATGAGGAGGAACAACTCCATGAGGAGGAACAACTCTTCCCTCATTGTGCCCAAAGTACAGTTTATAACACCCGAGGGGAATCAGAGTATGTGCGAAACATGA